CTGCAGCCCGATTTTCTGCTTGATGATGGTCAGGAGCTGCCCGGCTTTCCCGACTGGCGGGCCTATGCCGCTCCGGGTCACACCCTTTACGACATGGTTTTTTATCAGGAAGCGGAACGTTTGTTGTATGTCGGCGACCTGCTGGTTCGTATCGGCGATCGCATCGTATTGCCTTTTCCCACCCTTTTCCCGGAGCTGATGCAAAACACCCTGCGCCGCATGGCGGAATTGCCGGCCTGCCGTTTCCTGCTGGCCCATGGCGGAGAACTTGAGTTGCAAGACGGCGGCAGTCGTGATTTTTTTCTGGGAATGCTTCCACAGGTCGGCAGTCTCGGGCTGCCTTCCTTCAAATTTATCAAGCCCTTTTGTTCGTTGGCGCCGGATGTGCGCCGGCAGCGAAAACGGACGGAAAAGTAATCATGATAAATTTGGTTGTCTTAGGGGGTGTGATGTGTTAGGGAAAAGGCGGTGCGCTGAAGCCGCCGCTTTCAGCCCCGGGCTTTCCGGCAGCGTCATGCGGGGATTGGTGGCTCGCGAAACCGAGCCGTAGCCGAAATCGGGGGCGTGTCGGTCCGGGCACAAGGTCGGTTCCGACTTTGTGCCTTATGTTTTTCTGGGGTCAGCGCTTTAGTCCGGGCAAAGACCAGCCGCAAAATAAATTTAAAACCCGGGGTTATTTGCAGAAGGGATTTTCCATGGCCAACCATTTGCGGTTTGAAACCAGCGCCTATCTGAGACAGCATGCCGAACAGCCGATTGACTGGTATGTCTGGGGGCCGAAGGCCCTGGAGCGGGCCCGCCTTGAAGATAAGCCGATTTTTTTGTCGATCGGTTATTCCTCCTGTCACTGGTGCCACGTCATGGCGCATGAGTCTTTTGCCGACGAGGAGGTGGCCGCTCTGTTGCGTCAGTATTTTATCGCGGTCAAGGTCGATCGCGAGGAGCGCCCCGATCTCGATCAGCTTTATATGTTGGCCTGTCAGTTTCTGACCGGCTCCGGGGGCTGGCCGCTGTCGGTTTTTATCACGCCCGAAGGGCTTCCCTTTTTTGCCGGAACCTATTTCCCGAAACAGGGCGGTTATGCACTTAATGTTCCCGGCTTTATCGAAATCCTCAGTTATCTGGGGCCGCGCTGGCGCACGCACCGCGAGGAGCTGCTTGAAAACGGCCGGGAAATCGCCAGGATTCTGCGCTCGCTTGAGCAACCGCGCCCCCTGGACGAGGTCCTGAGCGTGGATCTGCTGGCGGACGGTGCCTTTCAGCTCGCGGAAAATTTTGATCATGAAAATGGTGGCTTCGGGGGCGCGCCTAAATTCCCCACCCCACACCAGTTGCTTTTTCTGCTGCGCTGGCATCGGCGCAGCGGGGCCGAGACGGCGCTGGGAATGGTTGAGAAAACCCTGGTGAAAATGGCTGACGGGGGCATTTTCGATCATCTGGGGGGTGGCTTTCATCGCTACGCGGTCGATAAAAAATGGCAGATTCCTCATTTTGAAAAGATGCTTTACGACCAGGCCGGGATGATTCTGCTGTATACGGAGGCCTACCGGATTTCCGCCAATCCGTTCTACTCCGAGGTGGTTGCCGCGATAGTCGCCTATCTGGAGCGCGAGCTGCAAGGCGAACATGGCGCCTTTCGTGCGGCTCAGGATGCCGACAGCGAGGGGCGGGAAGGGGCCTTTTATGTCTGGACTAAAGCTCAGATTGCCGAGATCCTCGGGGATGGCGACGGAGAGCTTTTCTGCCGGGCTTACGGGGTTTCGAAGGCAGGGAACTTTTCGGAAATCAAGGGTGCCGGCGTGCTGCACCGAAGGCGTGGAGAAAACCCGGCCGCAGCCTCTCCGGAGTTGGAGGAACAGCTTTTGCTGGGTTGGCGGGATCGGCTTTTGGCGGCGCGCGGCCAAAGACCGAGTCCGTTAATTGACGGTAAGATTCTGACCGCCTGGAACGGCCTGCTGATCGCAGCCCTGGCCCGGGCGGCGGTGGTCTTTCAGGAATCCCGTTATTGCCGGTTGGCGCAGGCGGCGCTCGGCGCGCTGGAAAAAAATCTGTGGCGCCCGGAAAACCGTCTGTGGCGGTGCTGGGTGCCGGAAGGAAGCGCCGGGATTCCGGCTTTCTTAGACGATTATGCTTTTTTGATCGCGGGTCTGCTTGAACTGGACGCCGCCGGGGCCGGACCGGCCTTTCGGCATCAGGCTCGGTCTCTGACGACCACGGTCAACGAACTTTTCTGGGATGATGAAGGGGAGCGTTTTTTTTACAGTGGGAGCGAGGCGGAACAGCTGATCGCCCGCAACCTCGAGCTGCATGACGGGGTGCTCCCAAGCAGTAATGCGGTCATGATTATGAACCTGTTGCGTCTTTTCGCGTTGACCGGGGAGCAAACCCTGCATGATCAGGCCGAAAGAGCCTTGGGACGCATGGCCGGCCTGGTTGCGCAGAACCCTTTGCTCTATCTGCACACCCTCAGCGCCCTGGACGAATATCTGTCCTGAGCGCGGTTTGCACTTTCCGCCCGCTGAGCGCGATGGCAAACAGGGTTTGCAGGGCAATTTCCAGGGCCTTTTCATCTAGATCGAAAAGCGAACTGTGCAGCGGATGGACCAACCCCCGGGCCTGATTGCCGCAACCGAAAAAAAGGTAACCGCCGGGGACCAGCTCCGCAAAACGGGCAAAGTCTTCGCCTCCGAGCATGGGCTGGCCGTTATCTTCAACATGGGTAATGGCGGGGCAGGGGCTGAGAATGTCGACCATCAGGTCACAGAGCCGGGGATCGTTGCTCAGCGCCGGCGCGGCCTGGCTGATCAGGATTTCCGCCTCGGCGGCAAAGGCCTGCGGTAACTCACGGACGATTCTTTGCAGGGCGTTGTGCAGGCGTTGATGCTGGGTCTGAGAAAGGGTGCGGATGGTTCCGGTCATGATTACCCGGTCGGCGATGATGTTGGAGGCCTGTCCGCCGCTGATTGTGCCGATGGAGATCAGGGCCGGGTCAACCGGGTCGATATTTTTGCTGGTCAGGTGGTTCAGGGCCAGAACCAGATGGGCTGCGACCTGAATCGCGTCGATCGATTTCTCCGGCATACAGGCATGAGCGGAACGGCCCTTGATCGTAATCGTGAAATGTTCGGTTGCGGCCATAAATGGCTGTCGGTGCAGGCGGACGCTGCCGGTTTCCATTTCCGGGAAAAAGTGGAAACCGAAGATGGCCAGTGGGGGGCTCTGAAAAAGACCGTCTTCCAGCATCGCCGTCGCCCCTTGCCCGTTTTCTTCGGCGGGTTGAAAGATCAGGCGGACCGGGCCGGGCAGGCTGGTTGCGTGTTGGTCCAGGGTGACGGCCAGGCCTAACAGGACCGCGGCATGGCCGTCATGGGCGCAGGCATGCATGACTCCGGGGTTGACCGACGCATAGTCGCTATCCTTGTGGTCGGATAATGGCAGGGCGTCAAAATCGGCGCGAAAGGCGAGTTCGGGCCCGGGGCTTTGACGGTTGATCCAGGCAACCAGGCCGTGGCCGCCAATGCCGGTTTCGTGTTCGATGTGATGGTGGCTCAGGATCCGGCTGATGAATTGGGCGCTCTTTTTTTCCTGGCCGGAAATTTCCGGATGGCGATGCAGATGGCGGCGCCATTCCTTGACGAGAGGGAAAATATTGTCCATGGTGATCATCCTGTGGCCTGCGGCTGGGGTTGTTAAAGAACATTTCTATCATAGTTGACTCGGTCGTTTCGGTCAAGCGGCTAAACCCAAAGGCGAAATCTTTTCATGTTCAGCCTGCCGGTTTGGCCGGGACGCCTGCTGTTTTTTCTGCAAGCATGACGGGCGCATTAGCGCGTGAACCAGAGATGGTGTGGAAATGGGTGAGTTTGGTTGTTTCATGAAAAGATAAGGGGAAAATAAGTAATGCCGATTTATGAATTTGAAGGTCGTCGGCCGACCTTGGCTCCGGGTGCCTATGTTGCTGACACCGCGATTGTGGTTGGTGATGTGCGGCTGGCCGCCTCGGTTTACATTGGGCATGGCGCCATTCTTCGTGGTGATTACGGGACGATCGAGATCGGCCTGCAAAGTGCTGTTGAGGAGGGCGCCATTCTGCATATTAACCCAGGAATGTGCATGTCTCTGGGGCACCGGGTAACGGTTGGACACGGAGCCAAACTGCATTGTCTGGAAATTGCCGATTCGGCCGTGATCGGTATCGGGGCAATCCTGTCTTTCAACGTCAAGGTCGGCGAATGGAGTATCGTGGCCGAAGGGGCAGTGGTGCCCCATGGTCGAGAGATTCCGGCCGGAGTCATTGTCGCCGGTAATCCGGCCCGGGAGATCGGACGGGTTGACAGCCGTCACCGTGAATTCTGGAATTATGGGAAGGATCTCTACGTCGATCTCGCGTCCCGTTATCCGCGGGGGTGTAAAAGACTTGATTAAGGTCTTTGGCGCAGCGCCGTCCGATCCGACCTCTCTTTTCCGGGTCGCGCCTCAGGATAACGCCGGTGCGGTGGCCGCAGGTCTGAAAGAATCTCTTTCCAGCCACCTGGGGGAAGACTTTGCGGTTCGCATTCTTGAGACCCTGGGCCCGGAAAGATTTCTGATTGAGATCGCCGGTGCCGAGGTTGTGGCTCAGGGCGCGGTTCCGCCGGCGGGTGAGGGGCTTTTTGTCGCCCGCCTTGAGAGCCTGGAGCCTCTGATCAGGTTTCGACTGCTTGGCGCTGACTCGGGAGCGGTGCCGGAGGCCTGGCGTCGGCTTCTGGGTGAGGTCGTCAATCGACCCAATTTTTTTTCCGAACGGATTTTGTCTCTGCAGCGGTTTTTACTGGCTGACTCCGGACTCCTGTCGCCGTCTCTGAGCAAAGCCCTGGCATCTCTGGTGGGACGTTTTTCTGCCGGAGACCTGTTGGCCGGACTTCGCTCCGGAGCCGGATTGCCTTTGGAACAGCTGGGTCTCTTTTATGAGCAGCAGCTGGCGCAGCTCCTGACCCTGGACCCGCGAAACTTCATGCGGCAGGACCTGCGAAATCCACGAAACCTGAAAGAGTCGTTGCTGCGTTTATTGATGGATCTTCGTCAGGAACCGGCCGAAAGCGGTTCGACCTTCATGGCGAGGCGCGCCGTCCTGGTCACGGAGATCGCTGGTGTTCTGCGTTCACTGCTCGATTTGGTGGAGCTTAATCAACTTCTCAATAACCCCGGGCTGCGCCGCGAGCCGGGTCTGTTTTTACTGCTGCCGTTCCTGGGCTGGGGAACCGAGGCTGATCTTTGGCTGCGTTGGAGCCGTGAGCGGCAGTCGCCGGGGGCGGAGGCAAGCCCGGCCTGCAGCCTGATGATCTATCTGGATATGGACAGTCTCGGTCCGATCGGGGTCTTGCTTCGGGCCGGGAACGATGACCTGCAAGGGAAAATCATGGTTGTCGGGGGCTCCGCGGTGCAAAGTTTGCAGACTCTGCTGCCGGAGTGTCGGCGAGAGCTGGCGGATCGTTTTGTCCGTGGTGTCGGTTTGGTCGTGGAGGAAGTTGGCAAGAGCGGGGTCGAAGACTTTCGTCGCCGGGCTTTTCTTTCCACGTTACCGGCGCTTTTTCAGGCCTCGGGATGAAGACCGAAGCGCAAATATTTGCTTGCAAAGAGCTGTCTTCTGTTTTAAGTGTCATGGCAAGGAGCTCTTTTGCCAATTGGTTTATCTTTTGATTTCAGGTGAAGCCGATGATTGTGACTTGCCCGCGTTGCCGGACTAAATATAATTTGTCTGAAGCCATGCCTGGGGGAGATTCCGGGTCTCGACTCAGATGTTCCCGTTGTGGCTGGGAGTTTTCGCTGGATTCAGCCGAAGTGGAGCCTAGTTTTTCACTCGACGATGCGCCGGACATGGTCGTCGAGAACCAGCCTGAAGCCCTGGGGAAAACAGAAAGTGGGTTTTCCCAGCGCAAGGCGGTTTCTGATGGCCCTCTGGAAGCGTTTGAACTGGACGACGATTATTACGGAGGCGAAACCTTTTCGGAGACGGGCGCTGGCGCGGATGAGGTTATCCCGGCCGAAACGGAAGTCGGCTTCTCGGCGAGCTTAAGGTCTGACGAGAAAACCGCGAGGGGTGAAGCTGGGCTGGATGAACTTTCCCTGGATCTTGATGATTTGAATCTTGACGATGTCGAGTTCGACAGCTTTGACGACGCCATTGATTCTGCGGTGGTCGACGGCAGCTCCTTGCCGTCGGCGGGGGGGCAGCCGACTCGCATTGATCTTGACGGTGATCTCGAGATGCTGGGCTCTCAGGATAGCGATCGGGTGCAACAGGATGAGAGGGAAAAATCTGTTGCGGCGGCCGTAGCTTCCGGAGGAAACCAGGACCAGGCCGACGAAAGGGGAAAATCACCGGCTACGCGGCGAGCTTTTTTCCTGGCCCTGGGCTGTTTCGTGGTTATGAGCCTGGGTTTGTGGGTTGGGTACGGTTTGTGGCAGCGCTTTTCGATAGATATGAAAAAGCATTTGCGGCTGGTCGAGGTCAGCAACCAGCGGCTGCTTTTACCTTCGGGACGAAAGCTCGTGATTTTACGGGGCAAGGCGACCAACTCCTCTTCGCGGATGGTTTCCGATCTGCAGATTAAAGGGGTTCTGCTGGACGGAAACGGTCAGGCGCTGGTTTCCGTGATCAGCGCCGGAGGCGTCAGCTTTTCCGAAGAAGAGCTTGATCTGCTGGACGGCAGTAAGCTGCAGATGCTGGAAAGCGCCGATGTCACCCTGGCTCCAGCCGGCGAATTACCGTTTATGATCGCTTTTTATGATTATCCCGAGGCGGCTCGTGATTGTTATGTCGAGATATCTTCCTTCAAGGTTAAAAAAGGTTCCAGGCCCTGAGCTCTCGCCGGCCGAGAACATTTTCTGGCGAAACCGGAAAGTTATAAGTTTATGAATTTTGTGCAACCGGCAGCTCCATTGAAGAAGGCCCCGGTGTCCAGAGAAGCCGGGCTGGTTTTCTTTTTCCTGGTTTTATTTGGTGTCATCTTTTGTGTTACTTCCGTGAGTGGCTGTAGCTTCGCCCGGGCCCGTGAACCTGAACCGGAAGTCTTTTCGAGGGCTGAGCCTGGGGCGGCGCAGGTAGATTTTTCTCCCGAGGCGGCTTATTATTTTTCAGTGTATAACTGGTTGCGTTATCAGGATGACAAGGAGTCCCGGGCGGGAGCGCTGCTGAGTTTGCAGGAGGCGGTCAAGGTCGACTCGGCCTCCGCCTATCTTCGGCTGGAGCTGGCGGAACAACTGCTTCGTATAAGAAGGGTGGAAGATGCGCAAGTCCATGCCGCGGCCGCCCTGGAACTGGAACCGGAAAGCCCCCGCGCCCGAAGACTGCTCGCCGGAATTTATTCAATGACCGGCAGGCATGAGGCCGCAATCTCGCAGTATGAAAAACTGCTGGCCGAAGATTTTGGTGACGGGGACACCGTTTTTTTTCTGGTGGCGCTCTATGTAGAAACCTTGAACTACGAAAAAGCCCTGGAAGTTTTAAAAAAATATCGTGAGGATCGTCCGGAAGATGCTTTAGGGCCTTTTTATCAGGGCAAGGTTTATTCCGAGCTTAAACTGTATCAGGAGGCCGAACGCTATTTTCACGAGGCCTTGGAAATTGATCCGGAGATGGCGGAAGCTTGGTTGCACTTGGGCTCGATCTATGAGTTTACGGAACGGCGTGAGGATGCGGTCACAGTTTATCGTCGCCTGCTGGAGCTGGACGGAGACGACCGACAGGTTCTGGAGAGGCTGGGCCAATTACTGGTCGGGGAAGGCCGGCTGGATGAAGCCCTGACCACTTTTCTCAGACTGCGTGGTCTGGGACAGGTTCCGGTTAGTATCGAAATCAAGATCGCCCTGATTTATTTTCAGCAGGGTGACTACGAGATAGCGGCTTCTATTCTGCAGGAGTTGCATGAGCAGTATTCCGAGCAGAATC
This window of the Pseudomonadota bacterium genome carries:
- a CDS encoding MBL fold metallo-hydrolase, producing the protein MQPDFLLDDGQELPGFPDWRAYAAPGHTLYDMVFYQEAERLLYVGDLLVRIGDRIVLPFPTLFPELMQNTLRRMAELPACRFLLAHGGELELQDGGSRDFFLGMLPQVGSLGLPSFKFIKPFCSLAPDVRRQRKRTEK
- a CDS encoding thioredoxin domain-containing protein; this encodes MFFWGQRFSPGKDQPQNKFKTRGYLQKGFSMANHLRFETSAYLRQHAEQPIDWYVWGPKALERARLEDKPIFLSIGYSSCHWCHVMAHESFADEEVAALLRQYFIAVKVDREERPDLDQLYMLACQFLTGSGGWPLSVFITPEGLPFFAGTYFPKQGGYALNVPGFIEILSYLGPRWRTHREELLENGREIARILRSLEQPRPLDEVLSVDLLADGAFQLAENFDHENGGFGGAPKFPTPHQLLFLLRWHRRSGAETALGMVEKTLVKMADGGIFDHLGGGFHRYAVDKKWQIPHFEKMLYDQAGMILLYTEAYRISANPFYSEVVAAIVAYLERELQGEHGAFRAAQDADSEGREGAFYVWTKAQIAEILGDGDGELFCRAYGVSKAGNFSEIKGAGVLHRRRGENPAAASPELEEQLLLGWRDRLLAARGQRPSPLIDGKILTAWNGLLIAALARAAVVFQESRYCRLAQAALGALEKNLWRPENRLWRCWVPEGSAGIPAFLDDYAFLIAGLLELDAAGAGPAFRHQARSLTTTVNELFWDDEGERFFYSGSEAEQLIARNLELHDGVLPSSNAVMIMNLLRLFALTGEQTLHDQAERALGRMAGLVAQNPLLYLHTLSALDEYLS
- a CDS encoding amidohydrolase, with the translated sequence MITMDNIFPLVKEWRRHLHRHPEISGQEKKSAQFISRILSHHHIEHETGIGGHGLVAWINRQSPGPELAFRADFDALPLSDHKDSDYASVNPGVMHACAHDGHAAVLLGLAVTLDQHATSLPGPVRLIFQPAEENGQGATAMLEDGLFQSPPLAIFGFHFFPEMETGSVRLHRQPFMAATEHFTITIKGRSAHACMPEKSIDAIQVAAHLVLALNHLTSKNIDPVDPALISIGTISGGQASNIIADRVIMTGTIRTLSQTQHQRLHNALQRIVRELPQAFAAEAEILISQAAPALSNDPRLCDLMVDILSPCPAITHVEDNGQPMLGGEDFARFAELVPGGYLFFGCGNQARGLVHPLHSSLFDLDEKALEIALQTLFAIALSGRKVQTALRTDIRPGR
- a CDS encoding gamma carbonic anhydrase family protein; the encoded protein is MPIYEFEGRRPTLAPGAYVADTAIVVGDVRLAASVYIGHGAILRGDYGTIEIGLQSAVEEGAILHINPGMCMSLGHRVTVGHGAKLHCLEIADSAVIGIGAILSFNVKVGEWSIVAEGAVVPHGREIPAGVIVAGNPAREIGRVDSRHREFWNYGKDLYVDLASRYPRGCKRLD
- a CDS encoding DUF3426 domain-containing protein — its product is MIVTCPRCRTKYNLSEAMPGGDSGSRLRCSRCGWEFSLDSAEVEPSFSLDDAPDMVVENQPEALGKTESGFSQRKAVSDGPLEAFELDDDYYGGETFSETGAGADEVIPAETEVGFSASLRSDEKTARGEAGLDELSLDLDDLNLDDVEFDSFDDAIDSAVVDGSSLPSAGGQPTRIDLDGDLEMLGSQDSDRVQQDEREKSVAAAVASGGNQDQADERGKSPATRRAFFLALGCFVVMSLGLWVGYGLWQRFSIDMKKHLRLVEVSNQRLLLPSGRKLVILRGKATNSSSRMVSDLQIKGVLLDGNGQALVSVISAGGVSFSEEELDLLDGSKLQMLESADVTLAPAGELPFMIAFYDYPEAARDCYVEISSFKVKKGSRP
- a CDS encoding tetratricopeptide repeat protein is translated as MNFVQPAAPLKKAPVSREAGLVFFFLVLFGVIFCVTSVSGCSFARAREPEPEVFSRAEPGAAQVDFSPEAAYYFSVYNWLRYQDDKESRAGALLSLQEAVKVDSASAYLRLELAEQLLRIRRVEDAQVHAAAALELEPESPRARRLLAGIYSMTGRHEAAISQYEKLLAEDFGDGDTVFFLVALYVETLNYEKALEVLKKYREDRPEDALGPFYQGKVYSELKLYQEAERYFHEALEIDPEMAEAWLHLGSIYEFTERREDAVTVYRRLLELDGDDRQVLERLGQLLVGEGRLDEALTTFLRLRGLGQVPVSIEIKIALIYFQQGDYEIAASILQELHEQYSEQNRVTFYLASSLEALERKTEALSLFLAIPEHDELFYDARIRAAFIYEEQGDYSACEKVLRELIVSYPEKLGLYRMLSSLRRKQDDNQGALLVLQEGLARYPDDYKLRFALGVVYNDLGRVADSIAVMQVLLRENPDDAVVLNFVGYTYVEQGIQLDDAEKLLVKALSLQPDSGYILDSMGWLYYARGDYEKALTFLQRARDQAPDDPVIFDHLGDVAAALGRPGEAVEYYRHSLRFKDVDKVRLKIEKLLQKER